The DNA sequence ATGAACTCGACGGTAAAACGCCACTGCAGGTGGCAGATAAGCCCAACATGGACCAGCTTGCAGGGATGGGTGCGTGCGGTCTTCTCAGGACAGTCCCGGAGGGGATGGAGGCGGGTTCAGATGTTGCAAACCTCAGTATAATGGGCTACGACCCCCGCAGGTACTACACCGGGAGGGGCCCCCTTGAGGCTGCAAGCATAGGTGTTGAGCTGGGCGATGATGATGTGGCATTCAGATGCAACCTCATAAACGCTGATGAGAGGATCGTGGACTTCAACGCCGGACACATAGAAACAGCTGAGGCGTCAAGCCTCATAGATGCCCTCAATCATGAACTTGAAACCAGGGGGAGGTTCTATGCCGGTGTGAGCTACAGGAACCTCTTTGTTATAGAGGGGAGGGGCTACACCTCGGTGAGGGTTGAGCCACCCCACGACATAGTGGGGGAGTCTGTGGCCGCACACCTCCCCTCAGGCTCGGAGGAGGCAGACCATATAAGGGAGCTGATGCTGGAATCAGCAGGCGTCCTCAGATCCCATGAGGTGAACCTCAAAAGGGAATCCATGGGTAAGAGGCCGGCCACCATGATCTGGCTCTGGGGACAGGGTTTAAGGCCATCAATGGAGCCCTTCAGTGAAAGGTACGGTATTAGAGGTGCCACAATAACTGCAGTGGACCTGATAAAGGGCCTGGGCGTATATGCGGGTCTTGAAAACATCCATGTCCCGGGCGCCACAGGTTACCTGGACACAGACTACAGGGCCAAGGGCAGATACGCTGCCGGGGCCCTTGAGGAATATGACTTCCTCTACGTCCATGTTGAGGCACCCGATGAGGCAGGGCATGCCGGTGACGCTGAGGAGAAGATAAGGGCCATAGAGAATATAGACCGCTTCGTCCTCGGCAGGTTACTTGATGCGCTCTCAGACCATGAGCACAGGATAGCGGTCCTCCCGGATCACCCCACACCCATTGAGATCAGGACCCATGTACCCGACCCCGTACCATGCATCCTTGCAGGTGACGGCGTGGATGCTGATCAGGTGAAATCCTATGACGAGTTCACAGTCAGGGAGGGGTCCCTGGGCACATGGGAGGCCCACAGGCTCATGGAAATCATGATGGACCCGGCTGCCCGGTTAAGGCAATGAGTTTTTAACATCCTAATCACATATATTGACCCATCAAACTAATCTGAGGAGTTGGTTCATCTGGCCAAGTACATCGTTGTAACGGGAGGAGTTGTAAGCTCTATTGGAAAGGGAATAACAGCAGCATCAATAGGCAGGATACTCAGATCATATGGATTATCTGTGACAGCCATAAAGA is a window from the Methanothermobacter thermautotrophicus str. Delta H genome containing:
- a CDS encoding cofactor-independent phosphoglycerate mutase, which codes for MKHVILVGDGMADYPLDELDGKTPLQVADKPNMDQLAGMGACGLLRTVPEGMEAGSDVANLSIMGYDPRRYYTGRGPLEAASIGVELGDDDVAFRCNLINADERIVDFNAGHIETAEASSLIDALNHELETRGRFYAGVSYRNLFVIEGRGYTSVRVEPPHDIVGESVAAHLPSGSEEADHIRELMLESAGVLRSHEVNLKRESMGKRPATMIWLWGQGLRPSMEPFSERYGIRGATITAVDLIKGLGVYAGLENIHVPGATGYLDTDYRAKGRYAAGALEEYDFLYVHVEAPDEAGHAGDAEEKIRAIENIDRFVLGRLLDALSDHEHRIAVLPDHPTPIEIRTHVPDPVPCILAGDGVDADQVKSYDEFTVREGSLGTWEAHRLMEIMMDPAARLRQ